Proteins co-encoded in one Bacillus paramycoides genomic window:
- a CDS encoding PLP-dependent aminotransferase family protein produces MERSFWKPNMSLATPLYKQIETHIKERIVNGEWTIGTKLPSQRDLAHTFGVNRSTIVMAFDELVAKGYIEGNGRKGTIVVKNNENASTYAPPPNWQSYVETGLHYPNLPAIQEINQAEFYPHVIRLGTGELAPSLLPEKKMKDIMNKLLKSNMILGYEEPKGNFYLRKKIADYLKGHGVYVTPDSILIVSGAIQALQLISMGLLPKGASILLEKPSYLYSLNVFQSAGMRLIGIPMDENGLHASYISKYMMQFNASILYTIPSFHNPTNFSMNEKKRIEVMEICNEIGLPIIEDAVYQDLWFDEPVSKPLKAYDKNGIVLHIGSMSKVISPGLRIGWIVGSEPVIQRLADIKMQTDYGSSSISQQIAAEWFTNGLYDEHLQFVRTQLKKRKDFMLQMLEKYCHDIATWYEPAGGFYIWLHMNIPVSNRSLFDKALKEKILLNPGTLYDRSANQFLRLSYSYATLEEIEIGIKKLAQLMKK; encoded by the coding sequence ATGGAAAGATCTTTTTGGAAACCGAATATGTCTCTAGCGACACCTCTGTATAAACAAATAGAAACGCATATAAAAGAAAGAATCGTTAATGGAGAATGGACTATTGGAACGAAATTACCTTCACAAAGAGATTTGGCACATACATTTGGTGTGAACCGGAGTACAATTGTAATGGCTTTCGATGAGCTAGTGGCAAAGGGATACATTGAAGGGAATGGCAGGAAAGGAACAATTGTTGTAAAGAATAATGAGAATGCTTCTACATACGCACCCCCGCCTAATTGGCAGTCTTATGTAGAAACAGGACTCCATTATCCGAATCTGCCTGCTATTCAAGAAATAAATCAAGCTGAATTTTATCCGCACGTAATTCGTTTAGGAACAGGTGAACTCGCGCCAAGTCTTTTACCTGAAAAAAAGATGAAAGATATTATGAATAAGCTTTTAAAGTCGAACATGATACTTGGATATGAGGAACCGAAAGGGAATTTTTATTTAAGGAAGAAAATTGCGGACTATTTAAAAGGACATGGTGTATATGTAACTCCTGATTCTATATTAATTGTTTCAGGAGCAATTCAAGCGTTGCAACTTATTTCTATGGGGCTTCTACCCAAAGGGGCATCTATCTTATTAGAAAAACCATCTTATTTATATTCTCTTAATGTTTTTCAATCAGCAGGAATGCGATTAATTGGTATACCGATGGATGAGAATGGTTTACATGCATCATATATTTCGAAATATATGATGCAATTTAATGCATCTATTTTATATACAATCCCGTCTTTTCATAATCCGACGAACTTTAGTATGAATGAGAAGAAAAGAATAGAAGTGATGGAAATATGTAATGAAATTGGATTGCCTATTATAGAGGACGCAGTATATCAAGACTTATGGTTTGATGAGCCTGTTTCAAAGCCTTTAAAAGCATATGATAAAAACGGAATTGTACTACATATTGGGAGTATGTCTAAAGTCATTAGTCCAGGCTTAAGAATCGGATGGATTGTCGGATCAGAGCCAGTCATTCAAAGATTAGCAGACATAAAAATGCAAACAGATTATGGCTCGAGTTCAATATCCCAGCAAATTGCAGCGGAATGGTTTACAAATGGATTGTATGATGAACATTTACAGTTTGTAAGAACTCAGTTGAAAAAACGTAAAGATTTTATGTTACAGATGTTAGAGAAATATTGCCATGATATAGCAACTTGGTATGAACCGGCAGGTGGTTTTTATATTTGGTTACATATGAATATACCCGTGTCAAATCGTAGCTTATTTGACAAAGCTTTGAAAGAAAAGATTTTATTAAATCCAGGTACTTTGTATGATAGAAGTGCAAATCAATTTTTGCGTCTATCCTATTCATACGCAACGTTAGAAGAAATTGAAATAGGTATTAAAAAACTTGCACAACTAATGAAAAAGTAA
- a CDS encoding DUF3933 family protein, producing the protein MKQYVICQIINGEKYLAAYAETKEEAIEKAELLGLRTGNRYTVITAEEAEGLTYP; encoded by the coding sequence ATGAAACAATATGTAATTTGCCAAATTATCAATGGAGAAAAATATTTAGCTGCTTATGCGGAGACGAAGGAGGAAGCAATTGAAAAAGCAGAATTGTTAGGATTACGAACGGGAAATCGATACACCGTTATTACTGCAGAGGAAGCAGAAGGGTTAACGTATCCTTAA
- a CDS encoding patatin-like phospholipase family protein, with amino-acid sequence MKIDGVFEGGGVRGIAHVGAIYALAEKGYEWERVAGTSAGSIIAALLAAGYSCSELKTIITDIDYNKFTKKTFIDRIPFIGKGLSAWTTLGIYSNIFIEEWIEELLRKKGVHLFTDLPDLNKLKIIASDISNGKMVIFPDDLPNYGFLNYRFSIAKAVRMSSTIPFFFEPVKWRTPKWKQPCYMVDGGILSNYPIWIFDSPTSPRWPTFGFHFVKDEIQADPAHYNEPISMFKGLFKTMMQSHDLRHLDKESKARTITIPTGAITSTNFDLTKEEKEWLYNSGYNAANKFLQSWNFRQYIDDYRNRKQDRKSNRYFRQLDS; translated from the coding sequence ATGAAAATTGATGGTGTTTTTGAAGGAGGCGGTGTACGCGGAATTGCGCATGTAGGGGCAATTTACGCGTTAGCTGAAAAAGGCTATGAATGGGAGCGTGTAGCTGGAACATCGGCTGGTTCCATTATCGCCGCGCTCCTAGCAGCAGGATATTCTTGCTCAGAGTTAAAAACAATTATAACTGACATTGATTATAATAAATTTACGAAGAAAACCTTTATTGACAGAATCCCATTTATCGGAAAAGGATTAAGCGCATGGACTACTCTTGGTATTTACTCTAATATTTTTATAGAAGAATGGATTGAAGAATTACTGCGAAAAAAAGGAGTTCACTTATTTACAGATTTACCCGATTTAAATAAGCTTAAAATTATCGCTTCTGATATAAGTAATGGTAAAATGGTTATCTTTCCCGATGACTTACCAAACTACGGATTTTTAAATTATCGCTTCTCTATTGCTAAAGCTGTAAGAATGAGTAGTACCATCCCCTTCTTCTTTGAGCCCGTAAAATGGAGAACCCCTAAATGGAAGCAGCCTTGTTATATGGTTGATGGAGGAATTTTAAGCAATTATCCAATTTGGATTTTCGACTCCCCTACCTCTCCCCGCTGGCCGACTTTTGGGTTTCATTTCGTAAAAGATGAGATTCAAGCTGACCCAGCCCACTACAACGAGCCTATCTCCATGTTCAAAGGACTTTTTAAAACAATGATGCAATCCCATGATTTACGTCATTTAGACAAGGAATCAAAAGCAAGAACAATTACAATTCCAACAGGGGCTATTACTAGTACAAACTTCGACTTAACAAAGGAAGAAAAAGAGTGGCTATACAATTCTGGTTATAATGCCGCAAATAAGTTTTTACAATCGTGGAACTTCAGACAATATATTGATGACTATAGAAACAGAAAGCAGGATCGAAAATCAAATCGTTACTTCCGTCAACTTGACTCATAA
- a CDS encoding YjcZ family sporulation protein, which yields MGYGYSCCGYGYGGGCGYGGFALLIVLFILLIIIGASCWGGFVGC from the coding sequence ATGGGTTACGGATATAGTTGCTGTGGTTACGGATACGGTGGTGGTTGTGGTTATGGAGGTTTCGCTTTATTAATCGTTTTATTTATCCTTCTAATCATCATCGGAGCTAGCTGTTGGGGCGGCTTTGTAGGCTGCTAG
- a CDS encoding YwqG family protein — protein MNKQIEVLIDKYGLTHLKEELMNTVFPCIKVVPKQEETVAIGSSKMGGVPDLPATFEYPTHKGNPLQFIAQFNLNDLQNVGIDHDLPGTGMLYFFSVENYFEEDVNPTEAGRVLYYDVPVEQLRRADELQTNYNQCATTFELTYKLPELFIEDEDDSDRFLQLLEELIPDNYDNHQIFGEPFSVQDEVLYETGQYMGIDPQQMTLLFQIDSDTKNCNMMWGDLGMLYFCIGNEDLKNRRFENACCVLQTC, from the coding sequence ATGAATAAACAAATTGAAGTATTAATTGATAAATATGGGCTCACACATTTAAAAGAGGAACTTATGAATACTGTATTTCCTTGTATAAAAGTTGTGCCAAAGCAGGAGGAAACAGTAGCGATAGGTAGTTCGAAAATGGGAGGGGTTCCTGACTTACCAGCTACATTTGAATACCCAACGCATAAAGGAAATCCGTTACAGTTTATCGCTCAATTTAATTTAAATGATTTACAAAATGTTGGTATAGATCACGATCTCCCTGGGACAGGGATGTTATATTTCTTTAGCGTTGAAAATTACTTTGAAGAAGATGTGAATCCAACCGAAGCGGGACGTGTGCTTTATTATGATGTTCCTGTTGAGCAATTACGAAGAGCGGATGAATTGCAAACGAATTATAACCAGTGTGCAACTACTTTTGAACTGACATATAAATTGCCAGAGCTCTTCATTGAAGATGAGGATGATTCAGATCGATTCTTACAATTGCTTGAAGAGTTAATTCCAGATAACTACGATAACCATCAAATATTTGGTGAGCCATTTTCTGTACAAGATGAGGTATTGTACGAAACTGGACAGTATATGGGAATAGACCCGCAGCAAATGACGCTTTTATTCCAAATTGATTCAGATACTAAAAATTGTAATATGATGTGGGGAGATTTAGGGATGCTTTATTTCTGCATTGGAAATGAAGACTTGAAAAATCGACGTTTTGAAAATGCATGTTGTGTATTACAAACTTGTTAA
- a CDS encoding transglutaminase domain-containing protein yields the protein MGKTSKYVTAAALCSTIVMGGLQASSVSYAATNSTVATSQSDAKLLNDFRKELKKQVDNREENITITYKTKDRNARNVMDQLYDEFNKVVDADEYVKYNVASTRYSIKGLPGNYTFILQVKYRESKEQTQYVKSQAKAIIGSIIKPGMDEHEKVKAIHDYVVKHVSYDTSYGAYTAYEALANRSAVCQGYTLLTYELLKEAGIQNHIVTGIGNGQAHAWNLVNIENKWYHLDTTFDDPVPDKAGRVTYSYFNMSDEQLSKDHEWDRSKYPAATTSYFGELTNKIKAGSSKTAAYEQMLKETNLKYMSTQYGAENYSEFKKKLQQQFASKPEKVEVRYKQSMDGTMQDIKKVLNEIDWPKGAKRVSYQVAPYSAMADYSLATITFTY from the coding sequence ATGGGAAAGACAAGTAAGTATGTGACAGCTGCCGCACTTTGTTCAACGATAGTAATGGGAGGCTTACAGGCTTCATCTGTATCTTATGCAGCTACGAATTCAACTGTAGCGACATCACAATCAGATGCAAAGTTGTTAAATGATTTTAGAAAAGAATTAAAAAAACAGGTTGATAATCGAGAAGAAAATATTACAATCACATATAAAACAAAAGATAGAAATGCTAGAAATGTGATGGACCAATTGTATGACGAGTTTAATAAAGTTGTAGATGCAGATGAGTATGTAAAATATAATGTAGCGTCTACTAGATATTCTATTAAAGGGTTACCAGGAAACTATACGTTTATACTGCAAGTTAAGTACCGTGAATCAAAAGAGCAAACACAATATGTAAAATCTCAGGCGAAAGCGATTATAGGCTCGATTATAAAACCAGGAATGGATGAGCATGAGAAAGTAAAAGCTATTCATGATTACGTTGTAAAACATGTATCGTATGATACGTCTTATGGAGCATATACAGCATATGAAGCGTTAGCGAATCGTTCTGCCGTTTGCCAAGGATATACGTTATTAACATATGAATTACTAAAAGAAGCGGGTATCCAAAACCATATTGTAACAGGTATAGGAAATGGACAAGCTCACGCATGGAATTTAGTGAACATTGAAAACAAATGGTACCACCTTGATACTACATTCGATGATCCAGTACCAGATAAAGCTGGACGTGTAACATATTCATATTTTAATATGTCTGACGAGCAATTAAGTAAAGATCACGAATGGGATCGTAGTAAATATCCAGCGGCAACTACAAGTTATTTTGGTGAATTAACAAACAAAATAAAAGCGGGTAGTTCAAAGACTGCTGCGTATGAACAAATGTTAAAAGAAACAAATTTAAAATATATGTCTACACAATACGGAGCAGAGAATTATAGTGAGTTTAAGAAGAAATTACAGCAACAATTCGCTTCTAAGCCAGAAAAGGTAGAAGTACGATATAAGCAGTCTATGGATGGGACGATGCAAGATATAAAGAAAGTGTTAAATGAAATAGATTGGCCAAAAGGTGCAAAACGTGTTTCTTATCAAGTAGCACCATATAGTGCGATGGCAGATTATTCATTAGCGACAATTACATTTACGTATTAA
- a CDS encoding DUF4083 domain-containing protein has protein sequence MDLFESNIFTLIYTCLVIGLVVLFFLSFTLFIRRALQNSVAKKQHVMHMNKKLDRIIELLEKDKK, from the coding sequence ATGGATTTGTTCGAAAGTAATATATTTACATTGATATATACTTGTTTAGTAATCGGACTTGTCGTTTTATTTTTCCTATCATTTACTTTGTTTATAAGAAGAGCATTGCAAAACAGCGTTGCAAAAAAACAACATGTGATGCATATGAATAAGAAGCTAGATCGAATTATTGAATTGCTTGAGAAAGATAAGAAATAG
- a CDS encoding NUDIX hydrolase, which yields MANYIKELREKVGHDYVFLNFAGGCVFNKEGEVLLQKRGDFNAWGFPGGAMEIGESAAETAIREIKEETGYDVEINELIGVYTKYFQSYPNGDKAQSIVMCFSCSIVGGNKKIDGDETLDLKFFPLDDMPPLFCKQHEDCLQDLLEKRVGVYR from the coding sequence ATGGCTAATTATATAAAAGAATTACGTGAAAAAGTAGGGCATGATTATGTTTTCTTAAACTTTGCCGGTGGTTGTGTATTTAATAAAGAAGGAGAAGTATTACTGCAAAAAAGAGGAGACTTTAACGCTTGGGGCTTTCCAGGTGGCGCAATGGAGATAGGAGAATCGGCTGCGGAAACTGCAATTCGAGAAATAAAAGAAGAAACCGGGTATGATGTAGAAATAAATGAGCTTATTGGAGTGTATACAAAATATTTTCAATCATATCCAAATGGAGACAAAGCACAGTCAATTGTGATGTGTTTTTCATGCTCAATAGTTGGAGGGAATAAAAAAATAGATGGTGATGAAACGTTGGATTTGAAGTTTTTCCCGTTAGACGACATGCCACCGTTATTTTGTAAACAGCATGAAGATTGCCTGCAAGATTTATTGGAGAAAAGAGTAGGGGTATATCGTTAA
- the nadE gene encoding ammonia-dependent NAD(+) synthetase — translation MTLQEQIMKALHVQPVIDPKAEIRKRVDFLKDYVKKTGAKGFVLGISGGQDSTLAGRLAQLAVEEIRNEGGNATFIAVRLPYKVQKDEDDAQLALQFIQADQSVAFDIASTVDAFSNQYENLLGESLTDFNKGNVKARIRMVTQYAIGGQQGLLVIGTDHAAEAVTGFFTKFGDGGADLLPLTGLTKRQGRALLQELGADERLYLKMPTADLLDEKPGQADETELGITYDQLDDYLEGKAVPADVAEKIEKRYTVSEHKRQVPASMFDDWWK, via the coding sequence ATGACATTACAAGAACAAATTATGAAAGCATTACATGTTCAGCCTGTAATTGATCCGAAAGCAGAAATCCGTAAACGTGTTGATTTCTTAAAAGATTACGTAAAAAAAACAGGTGCGAAAGGATTTGTACTTGGCATTAGTGGCGGACAAGACTCTACATTAGCTGGACGTTTAGCTCAGCTTGCAGTGGAGGAAATTCGTAATGAAGGTGGTAATGCAACATTTATCGCCGTGCGCCTTCCTTATAAAGTACAAAAAGACGAAGATGATGCGCAATTAGCATTACAATTTATTCAAGCTGATCAATCTGTTGCATTTGATATCGCTTCAACAGTTGATGCTTTCTCAAATCAATACGAAAACTTATTAGGTGAATCATTAACAGATTTCAATAAAGGTAACGTGAAAGCACGTATCCGTATGGTTACGCAGTACGCAATCGGTGGTCAACAAGGATTACTTGTGATTGGAACTGATCACGCTGCAGAAGCTGTTACAGGATTCTTTACAAAATTCGGAGATGGTGGTGCAGACCTTTTACCATTAACGGGATTAACGAAACGTCAAGGACGTGCCTTATTACAAGAATTAGGTGCGGACGAGCGACTTTACTTAAAAATGCCAACAGCTGATTTATTAGATGAAAAACCAGGTCAAGCTGATGAAACAGAATTAGGTATTACGTACGATCAACTTGATGACTATTTAGAAGGTAAAGCAGTTCCAGCTGACGTTGCAGAAAAAATTGAAAAACGTTATACAGTGAGCGAACATAAGAGACAAGTTCCAGCATCTATGTTTGATGATTGGTGGAAGTAA
- a CDS encoding ABC transporter permease: protein MNIRELAYRNVTRNRRTYSAYFLSSAFAILAFFVYSFFAFHPALSAGELGQYVFVSMSFAQSIIYLFTFFFILYSMGMFLKTRKRELGILMMLGMTKYQLKRLIFFENIMIGIGSIIFGILAGMLFSGVLLFVAPMILKLDISLAYYIPMKAIVVTSIMFFVLFMIISLFSAGMIRKNKIMKLFRGSAEAKPEPKASIISSILAVILLSAGYAGALLSHGAMVFVMMIPVTTVVIIGTYLLYKQLSVFIIRLCKKSKRFYWTQTNIITLSDLAYRMRDNARMFFIVTIISTVAFSAIGTLVGFASMTKGIMERPIAFQYHSKQGNSNESQHLKIIDEGLKKHNIASSKTNISTKKAEEQSLRNGIFIKESDYEKYAKLTGEPFQTVANKEVLFLAVDIPGPPMKERKEITLPHLNESLHVKKVNTSSLSKILRGNVYVISKNQYDALQDGFKEEKDYVYKTEGTKDEIEVGKELTYQMKPYEEYATFSAEEYEQNQSLQIAGPILFVGFFIGIVFFVCAGSFLYFRLFSDLEDDTRLFEMIRKVGLTSGELSKVVTIRLALLFFVPIGVATLHGAVALTALGQMFEYSLFKENATVLSIFVGIQVCYFLLIRFRYLKQLKERLRIH from the coding sequence ATGAACATTAGAGAACTCGCATACCGGAATGTAACGCGAAATAGACGAACATACTCAGCATATTTTTTAAGTAGTGCATTTGCCATTTTGGCCTTTTTTGTTTATTCATTTTTTGCGTTTCATCCCGCATTAAGTGCTGGAGAATTGGGACAATACGTATTCGTAAGTATGTCTTTTGCACAGTCCATTATTTACTTATTTACATTTTTCTTTATTTTATATTCGATGGGAATGTTTTTAAAAACGAGAAAGCGTGAATTAGGAATTTTAATGATGCTAGGTATGACGAAATATCAATTAAAGCGTCTTATTTTCTTTGAAAATATTATGATTGGAATAGGTTCCATTATTTTTGGGATACTTGCTGGAATGCTATTTTCCGGAGTATTACTATTTGTAGCTCCGATGATATTAAAATTAGATATTTCTTTAGCTTATTACATACCGATGAAAGCCATTGTTGTAACGAGTATTATGTTTTTCGTATTATTTATGATTATTTCATTGTTTAGTGCAGGAATGATTCGAAAAAATAAAATTATGAAATTGTTTAGAGGATCAGCAGAAGCGAAGCCAGAACCGAAAGCATCCATTATTTCTTCTATATTAGCGGTTATATTGCTTAGTGCAGGATATGCAGGTGCGCTGTTGTCACACGGTGCAATGGTATTTGTCATGATGATTCCTGTTACAACGGTAGTCATTATTGGTACGTATTTGCTGTACAAGCAGTTGAGTGTCTTTATTATTAGACTGTGTAAAAAAAGTAAACGTTTCTATTGGACACAGACAAATATTATCACCTTGTCAGATTTAGCATACCGTATGAGAGATAACGCAAGAATGTTCTTTATTGTAACCATTATTTCAACTGTAGCATTTTCAGCGATAGGTACATTAGTTGGTTTCGCATCAATGACGAAAGGCATTATGGAGAGACCAATTGCGTTTCAGTATCATTCTAAGCAAGGAAATAGTAATGAATCACAGCATTTGAAGATAATTGATGAAGGATTAAAGAAACATAATATAGCATCTTCTAAAACGAATATTTCAACGAAAAAGGCGGAGGAGCAGTCGTTAAGAAACGGCATTTTCATAAAAGAATCAGATTATGAGAAATATGCGAAGTTAACAGGAGAACCATTTCAAACTGTTGCAAATAAAGAAGTTCTATTCTTAGCAGTCGATATACCAGGACCACCGATGAAAGAAAGAAAAGAAATTACTTTACCACATTTGAATGAATCTTTACATGTGAAAAAAGTTAATACTTCTTCATTAAGTAAAATACTAAGAGGTAACGTTTATGTAATCTCTAAAAATCAATATGATGCATTACAAGATGGATTTAAAGAGGAAAAAGATTATGTGTACAAAACAGAAGGAACGAAAGATGAAATAGAGGTTGGTAAAGAGCTTACGTATCAAATGAAGCCATATGAAGAATATGCAACGTTTAGTGCAGAAGAGTATGAACAAAACCAAAGTTTACAAATTGCAGGACCGATTCTATTTGTAGGTTTCTTTATTGGTATAGTATTTTTCGTATGTGCAGGAAGCTTCCTTTACTTCCGTCTGTTTTCTGATTTAGAGGATGATACTCGTTTGTTTGAAATGATCCGAAAAGTAGGTTTAACGAGCGGAGAATTATCGAAAGTAGTTACAATTCGATTAGCACTATTATTCTTCGTTCCAATAGGTGTTGCAACATTACATGGAGCAGTAGCATTAACTGCTCTGGGACAGATGTTTGAGTACTCACTATTTAAAGAAAATGCGACTGTATTAAGTATTTTCGTAGGAATTCAAGTTTGTTACTTTTTACTGATAAGATTTCGTTATTTAAAACAATTGAAAGAGAGATTACGTATTCATTAA
- a CDS encoding AbrB/MazE/SpoVT family DNA-binding domain-containing protein: MKATGVIRKVDELGRIVIPKELRDVLGIQIKSPLEIFVEEDKVILQKYQPYNACQITGDVSNQNISLANGNITVSIDGAKHLIKEIEKFLNKSEA; this comes from the coding sequence ATGAAAGCAACAGGAGTTATTCGAAAAGTAGACGAATTAGGACGAATTGTTATTCCTAAAGAATTACGTGATGTATTGGGGATACAAATCAAATCACCGCTTGAAATTTTCGTAGAAGAAGACAAAGTCATTTTACAAAAATATCAACCTTACAATGCTTGTCAAATAACAGGTGATGTTTCAAATCAAAACATATCATTAGCAAATGGAAACATTACTGTTAGTATAGATGGAGCGAAACATCTCATAAAAGAAATAGAGAAGTTTTTAAATAAGAGTGAGGCTTAG
- a CDS encoding serine protease — protein sequence MNSSTANKQKGIQLIPFTVEKVVEQVNEIPPGVQLIHAPQVWEKSAKGKDIIVAVLDTGCDMNHIDLKDRIIGGRNFTQDYEGDPNIYLDNNGHGTHVAGTIAATENGVGVLGVAPLAKMLVLKVLAGDGSGSYEQIIEAIHYAVNWRGPNKERVRVISMSLGGPQDVPELHEAIQNAVKQDVLVVCAAGNDGDCDDNTEELDFPGAYSEVIEVGAVNLERKIACFSNSNQEIDLVAPGDEILSTYPEGKYAVLSGTSMATPHVAGALALLIKQCEREYGRKLSEPEIYAQLIKRTVPLGYERTSEGNGLLDLLKE from the coding sequence ATGAATAGTAGTACAGCGAATAAACAAAAAGGTATACAATTGATTCCTTTTACAGTCGAAAAGGTGGTTGAACAAGTAAATGAAATTCCACCAGGTGTACAACTCATTCATGCTCCGCAAGTATGGGAGAAGAGTGCGAAAGGAAAAGATATTATCGTTGCCGTATTAGATACAGGGTGTGATATGAATCATATAGATTTAAAGGATCGCATTATTGGCGGAAGAAATTTCACACAAGATTATGAAGGGGATCCAAATATTTATCTTGATAATAACGGACACGGTACTCATGTAGCGGGGACAATTGCAGCGACTGAAAATGGAGTCGGTGTTTTAGGAGTCGCACCTCTTGCTAAAATGTTGGTGTTAAAGGTTTTAGCGGGAGATGGGTCTGGAAGTTATGAGCAAATTATTGAGGCAATTCATTATGCTGTAAATTGGAGAGGGCCTAATAAAGAAAGAGTTAGAGTTATATCAATGTCACTTGGTGGTCCGCAGGACGTTCCGGAATTACATGAAGCAATTCAAAACGCGGTAAAGCAAGATGTTCTCGTCGTATGTGCTGCTGGGAATGATGGAGATTGTGATGATAACACGGAGGAACTAGATTTCCCAGGTGCATACTCAGAAGTAATTGAAGTCGGCGCTGTCAATTTAGAACGGAAAATCGCATGTTTTAGTAATTCGAATCAAGAAATTGATTTAGTGGCGCCAGGCGATGAAATATTATCTACGTATCCTGAAGGGAAATATGCGGTATTAAGTGGTACTTCTATGGCGACACCGCATGTGGCTGGAGCGCTCGCATTGCTTATTAAGCAGTGTGAGAGAGAATATGGTAGAAAATTATCAGAGCCAGAAATATATGCACAACTTATTAAAAGAACTGTACCTTTAGGTTATGAACGTACATCTGAAGGGAATGGATTATTAGATTTATTAAAAGAATAG
- a CDS encoding ArsR/SmtB family transcription factor — MRTLYHPNREEIQFSSVLYALSDQIRLQIVTMLLEKREQSCGALNIPIAKSTLSHHFKVLRESGVMYTRLEGTQRFISIREDDLHARFPGLLDVVLHATEPY, encoded by the coding sequence ATCATCCAAACCGAGAAGAAATTCAATTCTCTTCTGTTTTATACGCACTTAGCGATCAAATTCGTTTACAAATTGTAACTATGCTACTAGAGAAACGTGAACAATCTTGTGGTGCGCTAAACATTCCAATTGCGAAATCAACTTTATCTCATCATTTCAAGGTTTTACGTGAATCCGGTGTTATGTATACACGTCTTGAAGGAACACAGCGTTTCATTTCAATTCGTGAAGATGACTTACATGCTAGATTCCCTGGTTTATTAGACGTCGTATTACATGCGACAGAACCATACTAA